TTTTTGGACATAAAGGCTAAACCTTAATCACTATGCCGAGAAGCTGGTTCCGCAACCGCAAGTGCGTTCTGCATTCGGATTAACAATCTTAAATCCACCATTTAATATATCGCTGGAAAAATCAACTGAGATTCCCTTTAAATATAGATAGCTTTTTAAATCGCAGAAAATCTTCAGTCCTTGGCTTTCAAAGACCTTATCAAATTCTTCCTGTTCTTTTTCAAAGGACATATCATAATTCATCCCCGAGCATCCGCCGGTAGTAACTTTCATCCTAAGGCCGAAACCTTTTTTTCCTTCAGTTTCCATTACGGCTGATAGATGTTTGGCTGCTTTTTCAGTTACAGTAATTCCGGCGTCAAAAATTTCTTGTGTATTGGGTTGTGTTGCCATTATTCCCACTCCATATTAATTTTTTGTTCAGTTCGTTCTTTTGGTGCTGATAATCCCAACCCCAATTTTTCCCGTGCTTCATCTGTAATCATTTCAGGATTCCAAGGCGGGTCGAAGGTTACTTCCACAAATGCTTGGGTCACTTCATCCAACGCTTCCAATTTATTCTTGATATCCAACGACATCTGTTGACCCATAGTACACCCCGGTGTGGTCAGGGACATGACAATATTTACGTCAGATCGTATTTCATCATAAGATTCCTGGATTTGG
Above is a window of Candidatus Neomarinimicrobiota bacterium DNA encoding:
- a CDS encoding iron-sulfur cluster assembly accessory protein: MATQPNTQEIFDAGITVTEKAAKHLSAVMETEGKKGFGLRMKVTTGGCSGMNYDMSFEKEQEEFDKVFESQGLKIFCDLKSYLYLKGISVDFSSDILNGGFKIVNPNAERTCGCGTSFSA
- a CDS encoding DUF59 domain-containing protein; this translates as MAQVKEDQVIEILKQCYDPELPVDLWNLGLIYKIQIQESYDEIRSDVNIVMSLTTPGCTMGQQMSLDIKNKLEALDEVTQAFVEVTFDPPWNPEMITDEAREKLGLGLSAPKERTEQKINMEWE